The Hevea brasiliensis isolate MT/VB/25A 57/8 chromosome 9, ASM3005281v1, whole genome shotgun sequence nucleotide sequence TCTAACTTGGCAGTCGGCACATCTATCATTAAACCGATCAATGGTAACAAGCAGATTAACCATTGATAGTTCAAGCAGATTAACCATTGATAGTTCGATACAACGAACCAAACACAGCTAAAGCTGTTTGGTTCCTTCACTAATAGTCTTTGTTTCTTTCTGATGCATCTAATGCAGAGCAGACTAGCAGAGGGACACACGCTACCCTCTCAAGCTATCCACATACCATAGTGAGTCTCTGATTGTAGTATGCAATTCTGTTAAGCTCCCAAGCAGGACTTGAATAGGAATATCTCATGAATGAGTAGTTGTAGAGGTACCAAAGGCAAAGCCCTTGTGATTTGGGTTCTCTTTGTTGTGAATGGACTGCTGCAGTCCAAAGCAACCAGTGTCTTCTTGTTCATCACGAGCAAATATCTCTCTCAGCAGTTGAGAGTCTATCTGCAAAAAGAATCACAGTAAAACAAGCATAAGTTTTGAGTATGCTTCCCATTCTTTAGATGAATAAGTCAAGGACTTTCCACCAAGCATGTTATTTCTCACCTCAAAAAATGAATATTCTCCTACATAAGTGTCAATCAAGGGACTCGGATGTCCTTCAATGATTGACACATCTGTGTTCATCTGTTGACTTGCTACTTCTTGAAATGTAGTTTCATGAATATTAGAAGCCATAGATGTACTCCAATGATTTCCATGTATTGAATTATCAGCATTCTCATAATGATTTTGATTTTCAAAATAAAGTGTTCCATTGAGGCAACTCCTTTCACCTTGTTCAGGGACTGATACAAAAGAAGTCGCACTAGGATTTGGACTTCCAAAATCTAAAACACAAAGGTAAGTTGGCTCACCTTTATGATAAGATGAGTTAGAAGTTATTTTCAATGGGTTttgattttcaaaattaaaatccaTGAGGTTACTTGTTTCGTTTTTGTCATATTTTGAAACAGTAGTTATCTCATATAGATTTTGATTTTCAACACCAGAAGCCCATTGGCAAACTGGGGTACATGTCTCATAAGATGAAGTAACAGTCATCTCTTTTGGATTTGGGTTTTCCAAATCAAAATCTATTAGACAACTTGCTTCAAGAATGTTACAGAATGAAACATCATGTGTAACATATGGTTTTGGAGTGATTGAGAAGTTTTCTGTTGTTTCAAGATCATTAAATGATGAAACATTTTGTATAACATGAGGCtttgaagtgaatgagaagttttCTCTTGTTTCAAAATTGTTAAATGATGAAACTTTTTGTATAGCATGGGGCTTTGGAGTGAATGAGAAGTTTTCTCTTGTTTCAAGATCGTTAATTGATGAAACATTTTGTAAAGCATGGGGCTTTGAAGTGAGAAATAAGTTTTCTCTTGTTTCAAGATTGTTAAATGATGAAACATTTTGTATAGCATAAGGCTTTGGAGTGAATGAGAAGTTTTCTCTTGTTTCAAGATCATTAAATGATGAAACATTTTGTATAGCATGGGGCTTTGTAGTGAATGAGAAGTTTTCTCTTGTTTCAAGATCGTTAAATGATGAAACGTTTTGTATAGCATGGGGCTTTGAAGTGAAAGATAAGTTTGCTCTTGTTTCAAGATCGTTAAATGATGAAACGTTTTGTATAGCATGGGACTTTGGAGTGAAAGATAAGTTTTCTCTTGTTTCAAAATCGTTAAATGATGAAACATTTGGCTTTGGAGTGAATGAAAAGTTTTCTATTGTTTCAAGATCGTTAAATAATGAAACGTTTTGTATAGCATGGGGCTTTGGAGTGAATGAGAAGTTTTCTCTTGTTTCAAGATCGTTAAATGATGAAACGTTTTGTATAGCATGGGGCTTTGGAGTGATTGATAAATTTTCTCTTGTTTCAAAATCATTAAATAATGAAACATTTTGTATAACATTTGGCTTTTGAATGATTAAGAAATTTTCTTCACCTTTGTCGTAGATTGACAAATTTTGTGTTTTTGTGAAAAATTCTTCACCATTTTTGTAGATTGAGGTAGTAAAAATATCATGTGGGTTTTGATATTCAAAATTTGAATCCTTTTGAAAACTTGATTCACCTATCTCATATGTTGAAATAGCTGACATCTTATTTGGACTTCGATTTTCATAATCAGAAGTCACAAGCCTGCGCGGTGCATCTTCGCCACAAGCTGAATTAGCCATTATCTCTAAATTTTGATTTTGAAAAACAGAAGCCACATTGCAATTTGAGAAATCAATTCTTGCCTTCTTTTTTGATTTACTCTTCTTGCAACCTAGTTTTGTATCTTTTAACTTTGTACCTGTTTTTGTCTTTTTGGAATTTGATTCCATCTTCTTTGACTTCTTATTGGCCTTTTGTTTCTTGTTTATATGTAGTTTACAAAGAACAAACTCTGCCTGCACAAGCACAAAACAATGAGCTCATTAGGTAAAATGCAATACCACATTATACAACCAAATTTTGGAGGAAATAACAGAACAAACAGAAATCGTTAAATCACCAAAATTTCAAGCAAATAATAGAAATAACAGAATTCAAGAGGACCAAATCACTGAAATATAAGGTCAATTCTTCTAATCAAGTCAATCCATAATTTCCAAAAAGCCCATTTGCTGCATtagaatataaaatttgcaacTTCCTACAAATAACACACCCTACaaaatcagattttttttttttggctacaTTCTAATGAGCAATAAGCAGAATTTCCAAATGAATATGTTGTAAAGCCCAAAGCAGCCAAAAATCCAAACATGGCTTACAAATTTACCTTTAAAGGCAAGTTGAGTTTTGCAGTGAATTCATATTCGTGTATGACATATTTAGTCGGTTTAGGGTCATGGTAAACGAAAATGCTCCTTTTTCCAATCTCCTCATCGCTATGTAGAGATGTGACTGATTTAGTCTTGCCTGTGCCCTTCCAGAACCCAACCCTcgctttccttttccttttccttttccaCTGCCCATTTTCTATGTAAAACTCGGGACGACAAAAGAAATAGCACGCTTCATCGGAACACCCTACAAAGACAAATTCATTATTGTTAATAGGGTAATAATGAGAAAAACCCCAAATAAGAACTTAAAATGGGCTTTAAGCGTAtacctgatttaaatgaatttcaaaaatttgatggaaaaaatatatattttaattttgctaatttaattttataaaattaaatataattaaaatcaaattctattaaaaataagtgaaattacaataaattttacaaaattaagataataaaaatatttaaaataaaatctccATATTTTTTCCTTTCTCCGACTcaactttctctctctctcttctatgTTCAATATAATACTTTATAAGTAGGGATGGTAATGAatgaatttttataaatatttaatttgattaaattttaatatatatttaatttaagatagatttaaatttaaaaaatgataATCATAATGAGTTTAAGTTTTACATGTTaagtatataaatatttaattaaattataataatattaataattttttatattttttattttatataaaataaaatttaaatattttatagaattattaaatttttaaaatataaattattacttaaaataatttttttatataaattattaattaaaatatataaaattaaataggttcatattttttttaaataataataattagttttGAGATAGATTCGagtaattgaaaataaattttcattcactttgaaatgaacttaaattttaaaaatattaatcgagtttaaatttgataaataatTTTTACGAATACTCTACCATCATCATCATAATTTtaagtaaaaataaattttaattatgaaattataataacataattatataaaatttaattaaattttatattttaagttac carries:
- the LOC110672469 gene encoding uncharacterized protein LOC110672469, with product MADPLQSVLPNLPFGWRFHPTDFELLDHFLKNKMLGLLIDCNDIGEFQLCNFNPSDLLPGCSDEACYFFCRPEFYIENGQWKRKRKRKARVGFWKGTGKTKSVTSLHSDEEIGKRSIFVYHDPKPTKYVIHEYEFTAKLNLPLKAEFVLCKLHINKKQKANKKSKKMESNSKKTKTGTKLKDTKLGCKKSKSKKKARIDFSNCNVASVFQNQNLEIMANSACGEDAPRRLVTSDYENRSPNKMSAISTYEIGESSFQKDSNFEYQNPHDIFTTSIYKNGEEFFTKTQNLSIYDKGEENFLIIQKPNVIQNVSLFNDFETRENLSITPKPHAIQNVSSFNDLETRENFSFTPKPHAIQNVSLFNDLETIENFSFTPKPNVSSFNDFETRENLSFTPKSHAIQNVSSFNDLETRANLSFTSKPHAIQNVSSFNDLETRENFSFTTKPHAIQNVSSFNDLETRENFSFTPKPYAIQNVSSFNNLETRENLFLTSKPHALQNVSSINDLETRENFSFTPKPHAIQKVSSFNNFETRENFSFTSKPHVIQNVSSFNDLETTENFSITPKPYVTHDVSFCNILEASCLIDFDLENPNPKEMTVTSSYETCTPVCQWASGVENQNLYEITTVSKYDKNETSNLMDFNFENQNPLKITSNSSYHKGEPTYLCVLDFGSPNPSATSFVSVPEQGERSCLNGTLYFENQNHYENADNSIHGNHWSTSMASNIHETTFQEVASQQMNTDVSIIEGHPSPLIDTYVGEYSFFEIDSQLLREIFARDEQEDTGCFGLQQSIHNKENPNHKGFAFGTSTTTHS